One genomic window of Coregonus clupeaformis isolate EN_2021a chromosome 12, ASM2061545v1, whole genome shotgun sequence includes the following:
- the LOC121578072 gene encoding uncharacterized protein LOC121578072 → MYTGVQEAAIVNLVLENNEIRLREIQSHIIQDNTIFNNIQRVSLSTLARILKRNQIRMKQLYKVPFERNSQRNKEVRRAYVDGVLEMDAHAIPHEFIFIDEAEFNLAKTRRRGRNIIGHRAIIDVPGQRGGKITMCAAISNTHGVLHRHANVGPYNTAHILTFLDRLHSILIPPERMNDADHQRTRYVVVWDNVSFHRAAPVQNWFADHPPFFVQYLPPYSPFLNPIEELFSAWRWKVYDRQPFVRMPLVQAMEEACDEIDVGAIQRWIRHSRRFFPRCLAREDIACDVDEPLWPDTAVRQDAA, encoded by the exons ATGTACACCGGGGTACAGGAAGCTGCCATTGTAAACTTGGTTTTggaaaataatgaaatcagattACGAGAAATTCAAAGCCACATCATCCAAGACAACACCATATTCAACAACATTCAACGAGTCAGTCTGTCCACATTGGCTCGCATTCTCAAGCGAAACCAAATCAGAATGAAACAACTTTATAAGGTGCCGTTTGAGAGAAACTCTCAAAGAAACAAAGAGGTCAGACGAGCATATGTGGAT GGAGTACTGGAAATGGATGCTCATGCAATCCCACATGAGTTCATCTTTATAGATGAGGCTGAGTTCAACCTAGCAAAGACCAGAAGAAGGGggagaaacatcattggccacagagCCATTATAGATGTTCCTGGCCAACGTGGTGGGAAAATCACAATGTGCGCTGCCATCTCCAATACGCATGGTGTCCTCCACCGTCATGCCAACGTTGGACCATACAACACAGCCCATATTCTCACATTTCTGGACAGACTCCACAGCATTCTCATACCACCAGAGCGTATGAATGATGCAGACCATCAAAGAACCCGGTACGTTGTAGTATGGGACAATGTGAGCTTTCATCGTGCAGCCccagtccaaaactggtttgctgaCCACCCACCATTTTTCGTGCAATACCTCCCACCATACTCACCATTTCTGAACCCCATAGAAGAGTTATTttcagcatggcggtggaaggtatacgaCCGGCAGCCCTTTGTGCGCATGCCTCTTGTGCAGGCTATGGAAGAGGCATGTGATGAGATTGATGTGGGTGCGATTCAGAGATGGATAAGGCACTCAAGGCGCTTCTTCCCTCGATGTCTGGCAAGGGAAGATAttgcctgtgatgtggacgagccGTTGTGGCCAGACACAGCTGTGCGGCAAGATGCTGCCTAA